The proteins below are encoded in one region of Methanofollis aquaemaris:
- a CDS encoding methyl-accepting chemotaxis protein has protein sequence MTTQEPERIETILEKALEGDFSVRVNEDLLDDEFKPLARMINKVIRIMGEREEEKKDLEKLKRRAEAFVKYNPQGIAVLAGDKHRLDLNKEYEREWRGSYEELMAKKLYDFNIKTSGDDFYASFETKKRAISDMEISWEDNTKSYLRLFQVPILDEDGEIDVNYYIYQDLTEQKEELKQVEALQRRADAFVKQNPQAIAVLAGDKHRLDLNKEYERVWRGSYEELMAKKLYDFNIKTSGDDFYASYETKKLAISDMEISWEDNTKSYLRLFQLPILNDKGEIDVNYYIYQDNTELVKKELEAQAEARTLGDSAEAFKTALGEMAKGDLTFITDIRDDDPLRDLKLNYRQSRDAIKEALMKIADLGIKVEASSQESGRNAEDISRAVEQVAAKSQQTADDAKAQLENLEEVARSMADLSASIEEIASTSQEVLKGTETAVQAGDEAEEIGRQAARKMGEVERITKEGVEEFRQLKEEMNEISKIVKLINDISNQTNLLALNAAIEAARAGEHGRGFAVVAGEVRNLAGESKNATNHIEELIGSIQAKSEETARDLGASFEAITAGIESVNKTIEALGRIVTASKEAQVSVSEIARATEDQANSTNGVMERMDTTTRMTKETMSMIEDMAALTEEVSASAEEVGSGAMEVAGMAGEMKKNLEGFKLE, from the coding sequence ATGACCACACAAGAACCAGAGAGAATTGAAACAATCCTCGAAAAAGCCCTTGAAGGGGATTTTTCTGTCAGGGTCAACGAAGATCTTCTCGACGACGAGTTCAAACCGCTCGCAAGGATGATCAACAAGGTCATCAGGATCATGGGTGAGAGAGAAGAGGAGAAAAAAGATCTCGAAAAGCTGAAGAGACGCGCCGAGGCATTCGTCAAATACAATCCCCAGGGCATCGCCGTCCTCGCCGGCGACAAACACCGCCTCGACCTGAACAAGGAGTACGAGCGGGAGTGGCGTGGTTCCTATGAGGAATTGATGGCCAAGAAGCTCTACGACTTCAACATCAAGACCTCCGGCGACGACTTCTACGCCTCATTCGAGACCAAGAAACGCGCGATCTCGGACATGGAGATCTCCTGGGAGGACAACACAAAGTCGTACCTCCGTCTCTTCCAGGTCCCCATCCTCGACGAAGACGGGGAGATCGACGTCAACTACTACATCTACCAGGATCTCACCGAACAGAAAGAGGAACTCAAACAGGTCGAAGCCCTCCAGAGGCGGGCGGACGCCTTCGTCAAGCAGAACCCGCAGGCCATCGCCGTCCTCGCCGGCGACAAGCACCGCCTCGACCTCAACAAGGAATATGAACGTGTCTGGCGTGGCTCCTATGAAGAGTTGATGGCCAAGAAACTCTACGACTTCAACATCAAGACCTCCGGCGACGACTTCTACGCCTCATACGAGACCAAAAAACTCGCGATCTCGGATATGGAGATCTCCTGGGAGGACAACACAAAGTCGTACCTCCGCCTCTTCCAACTCCCTATCCTCAATGACAAAGGCGAGATCGACGTCAACTACTACATCTACCAGGACAACACCGAGTTGGTCAAGAAGGAACTGGAGGCCCAGGCAGAAGCGAGAACCCTCGGCGATAGCGCGGAGGCGTTTAAGACGGCACTGGGCGAGATGGCTAAAGGCGACCTCACGTTCATCACTGATATCAGAGACGACGATCCTCTCAGAGACCTCAAGCTCAACTACCGCCAATCCAGGGACGCGATAAAAGAGGCGCTGATGAAGATCGCCGACCTCGGGATCAAAGTCGAGGCAAGTTCCCAGGAGAGCGGGCGCAATGCCGAGGACATCTCCCGGGCAGTCGAGCAGGTCGCCGCCAAGAGTCAGCAGACCGCCGACGATGCAAAGGCCCAACTCGAGAACCTCGAAGAAGTCGCCAGGTCGATGGCCGACCTCTCGGCCTCGATCGAGGAGATCGCCAGCACCTCCCAGGAAGTGCTCAAAGGGACCGAGACGGCAGTCCAGGCGGGAGACGAAGCTGAAGAGATCGGCCGCCAGGCGGCCCGGAAGATGGGCGAGGTCGAAAGAATTACGAAGGAGGGTGTCGAAGAATTCAGGCAGTTGAAGGAGGAGATGAACGAGATCTCAAAGATTGTCAAACTTATCAACGACATCTCCAACCAGACCAACCTCCTTGCACTCAACGCCGCGATCGAGGCGGCAAGAGCCGGTGAACACGGCCGCGGCTTCGCCGTCGTCGCAGGTGAGGTGAGGAACCTTGCCGGCGAGTCGAAGAATGCCACCAACCACATCGAAGAACTCATCGGGAGCATCCAGGCAAAGAGTGAAGAGACCGCCCGGGATCTCGGGGCCTCCTTCGAGGCGATCACGGCAGGGATCGAGAGTGTCAACAAGACTATCGAAGCACTCGGCCGGATCGTCACTGCCTCCAAAGAAGCACAGGTGAGCGTCTCTGAGATTGCACGGGCGACCGAAGATCAGGCCAACTCCACCAACGGCGTGATGGAGCGGATGGACACAACGACCCGGATGACCAAAGAGACGATGTCCATGATCGAGGACATGGCAGCCCTGACCGAGGAGGTCTCGGCCTCGGCCGAAGAGGTCGGGAGCGGCGCCATGGAAGTGGCCGGGATGGCCGGCGAGATGAAGAAGAATCTTGAAGGGTTCAAGTTAGAGTAA
- a CDS encoding DUF6159 family protein, with the protein MTGTISRSIALAKASFSVLRKDREMMLFPILSGIVTLILVASFALPLVLAGFMTESTFEGYGGIVLLFLFYLLSYAVVIYFNTALIACADIRLRGGDPTVGDGFRIATANFGRLLSWAMVAATVGLVLRLISERSEGLGQLAVALVGAAWSLATFFVIPVMVFEKMGVVDAIGESWQLFKRTWGENVVGGFGLGLIMVPGILLIVAGVIALVVAPGTVSIALLSLGVIATVVLAVVYAALQGIFVAVLYRYAKEGTVSPAFGADLVQGAFTPKP; encoded by the coding sequence ATGACAGGAACCATCAGCCGCAGCATTGCGCTGGCGAAGGCATCGTTCTCGGTCCTGAGAAAGGACCGGGAGATGATGCTCTTCCCCATCCTCTCAGGCATCGTCACCCTGATCCTCGTCGCCTCCTTCGCCCTCCCCCTGGTTCTCGCCGGGTTCATGACGGAGAGCACCTTCGAGGGGTATGGGGGCATCGTGCTCCTCTTCCTCTTCTACCTGCTCAGTTACGCTGTTGTGATCTACTTCAACACCGCACTCATCGCGTGTGCCGACATCAGACTCCGCGGCGGTGACCCGACGGTCGGCGACGGTTTCAGGATCGCCACCGCCAACTTCGGCCGCCTTCTCTCCTGGGCGATGGTGGCGGCGACGGTGGGCCTTGTCCTTCGCCTCATCTCGGAACGTTCGGAGGGGCTCGGGCAACTTGCGGTCGCCCTCGTCGGAGCGGCCTGGAGCCTTGCGACCTTCTTCGTCATCCCGGTGATGGTCTTTGAGAAGATGGGGGTCGTCGACGCCATCGGCGAATCCTGGCAACTCTTCAAGCGGACCTGGGGCGAGAATGTCGTCGGCGGGTTCGGTCTTGGGTTGATCATGGTTCCGGGCATCCTCCTCATCGTCGCCGGCGTGATCGCCCTGGTGGTGGCTCCGGGTACGGTTTCCATCGCGTTGTTGAGCCTCGGGGTCATCGCCACCGTCGTGCTCGCCGTCGTCTATGCCGCCCTCCAGGGGATCTTTGTCGCAGTGCTCTACCGGTACGCAAAGGAAGGCACCGTCTCCCCTGCGTTCGGCGCGGATCTTGTGCAGGGTGCGTTTACGCCGAAACCCTGA
- a CDS encoding class I SAM-dependent methyltransferase, with translation MERDERSEKEKAEGMDRIAKTIFAPIYPVLAEYFLGRFGRRDGVCIDLGSGPGHLAIAVAKASEMQVYGLDVSEVAHALARKNIREAGLEGRITLISGDVGAIPLPDDSVDLAVSRGSIYFWDDLHAAFREVARILRPGGMTFIGGGFGNAELWDDVVQKMIARNPDWETRYTKNMSSETTARFEEALSRTEGVEGEVVRDESGVWVVMRKKPVP, from the coding sequence ATGGAGAGAGACGAGCGTTCTGAAAAGGAAAAAGCAGAAGGTATGGACAGAATCGCAAAGACCATCTTTGCCCCGATCTACCCGGTGCTTGCCGAATATTTCCTCGGTCGCTTCGGGCGGCGGGACGGGGTGTGCATCGACCTCGGGAGCGGACCCGGACACCTTGCGATCGCGGTGGCGAAGGCCTCGGAGATGCAGGTGTATGGCCTCGATGTCTCTGAGGTGGCGCACGCGCTCGCCCGCAAAAATATCAGGGAAGCGGGGCTGGAGGGCAGGATCACGCTCATCTCAGGGGATGTAGGGGCAATACCTCTCCCTGACGATTCGGTCGACCTTGCCGTCAGCCGCGGTTCGATCTATTTCTGGGACGATCTCCACGCCGCCTTCCGCGAGGTCGCCCGAATCCTCAGACCGGGCGGCATGACTTTTATCGGTGGCGGGTTCGGGAACGCAGAACTCTGGGACGATGTTGTGCAGAAGATGATCGCCCGCAATCCGGACTGGGAGACGCGGTATACAAAGAACATGTCTTCGGAGACGACTGCACGGTTTGAAGAGGCCCTTTCCAGGACTGAAGGCGTCGAAGGTGAAGTGGTCAGAGATGAGTCCGGCGTCTGGGTTGTGATGAGGAAAAAGCCGGTCCCATGA
- a CDS encoding chorismate synthase: MNTFGQWLRVTTFGESHGPAVGAIVDGVPPGLSLSEAEIQPMLDRRRPGGPLASPRKEADAVEILSGVFEGRTTGTPVALLIRNRDVRSGDYDALREVFRPGHADYPYLQKYGRRDHRGGGRSSGRETAARVAAGAVAAKFLTTHGIGVGGRVVEVHGERDPGAMEEEVRSAAAAGDSVGGIVEVTAGGVPPGLGSPVFGKLDAAIAAAMMGIGAVKGVEIGEGFAAARLLGSENNDPMDATGFLSNHAGGVLGGISTGQEIRVRLAVKPTPSIARPQQTVDLHGTEVEISVGGRHDPCIAFRLVPVAEAMLALVLADALLEQMALRGGRR, from the coding sequence ATGAACACCTTCGGGCAGTGGCTCAGGGTCACGACCTTCGGGGAGAGTCATGGCCCGGCGGTCGGGGCGATCGTCGACGGCGTCCCGCCGGGCCTCTCGCTCTCCGAGGCCGAAATCCAGCCCATGCTCGACCGCCGCCGGCCTGGCGGCCCGCTCGCCTCCCCCCGCAAGGAGGCCGACGCCGTCGAGATCCTCTCAGGCGTCTTTGAAGGACGGACAACCGGCACGCCGGTCGCCCTCCTTATCAGGAACCGCGACGTGCGGAGCGGCGACTACGACGCACTCCGCGAGGTCTTCAGGCCGGGCCATGCCGACTACCCCTATCTCCAGAAATACGGGCGGCGGGACCACCGGGGAGGCGGCCGGAGTTCTGGCCGGGAGACGGCCGCACGGGTCGCGGCCGGTGCAGTGGCCGCAAAGTTCCTCACAACACACGGCATCGGCGTGGGCGGGCGGGTCGTCGAGGTGCACGGCGAACGTGACCCCGGCGCGATGGAGGAGGAGGTGCGCTCTGCGGCGGCGGCCGGCGACTCGGTCGGCGGGATCGTCGAGGTGACGGCCGGGGGCGTCCCCCCTGGCCTGGGCTCGCCGGTCTTCGGGAAACTGGATGCCGCCATCGCCGCCGCGATGATGGGGATCGGGGCGGTGAAGGGCGTCGAGATCGGGGAAGGGTTTGCCGCCGCCCGTCTCCTGGGAAGCGAGAACAACGACCCCATGGACGCCACCGGTTTTCTCTCCAACCATGCCGGCGGCGTCCTCGGCGGGATCTCGACCGGGCAGGAGATCAGGGTCCGCCTCGCCGTCAAGCCCACGCCGTCCATCGCCAGACCACAGCAGACCGTCGACCTCCACGGCACCGAGGTCGAGATCTCAGTCGGCGGGCGTCACGACCCCTGCATCGCCTTCCGCCTGGTCCCGGTGGCCGAGGCGATGCTCGCCCTCGTCCTCGCCGACGCCCTTCTTGAGCAGATGGCGCTCAGGGGGGGGCGGAGGTGA
- a CDS encoding shikimate kinase, whose protein sequence is MKVVLIGYRGTGKSTVGRILADRLGLPFYDTDAMVEARAGRSIPAIFAGEGEEGFRALECAVVADLAGVDGIVATGGGAVLDPANVAALRRGGRVVLLEADAETIAERTTGSDRPPLTPLPLTDEVAALLARRRPYYCAAADFAFSTAGLTPAETADAVLALLAGRERDLRVMEGFCLPSGEADRLLALEAATGLYGIAGHPCLHSRSPELYTALFAAYGIDAAYTFFDHPEFGEVLRAARALGVQGLSVTVPHKAAALAAADEVDSHAQAIGAANTLVFCGDQVRATNTDWTGVRRPLEGTGARTAVVLGAGGAAAAAVYALLDLGCEVTVLARNLRQAEGLAGRFGCGAGEIRDFTRITPPDVVVHATPVGMGTDPRALLSAADLDPATTIFDLVYTPQETPLLRAAAARGCRTIPGTEMFVYQACEQFLHMTGIQVGPEAVREVLGL, encoded by the coding sequence ATGAAGGTCGTCCTCATCGGCTACCGCGGCACCGGGAAGTCGACGGTCGGCCGCATCCTGGCCGACCGCCTCGGCCTCCCCTTCTACGACACCGACGCCATGGTCGAGGCGCGAGCAGGCAGGTCCATCCCGGCGATCTTCGCCGGAGAGGGGGAAGAGGGGTTCAGGGCCCTGGAATGTGCGGTCGTTGCCGACCTCGCCGGCGTCGATGGGATCGTCGCCACCGGCGGCGGGGCCGTGCTCGACCCGGCCAATGTCGCCGCACTCCGCCGCGGCGGGCGGGTCGTCCTCCTGGAGGCGGACGCAGAGACGATCGCGGAGAGGACAACAGGTTCTGACCGCCCACCCCTCACCCCCCTCCCTCTCACCGACGAGGTGGCGGCCCTCCTGGCACGCCGCCGTCCATATTACTGCGCCGCCGCAGACTTCGCCTTCTCCACTGCGGGTTTGACCCCGGCGGAGACGGCCGACGCCGTCCTCGCCCTTCTGGCCGGACGCGAGCGCGATCTCCGGGTGATGGAGGGTTTTTGCCTCCCATCAGGCGAGGCCGACCGCCTCCTTGCCCTGGAAGCGGCGACCGGGCTCTACGGGATCGCCGGCCACCCATGTCTTCACAGCAGGAGCCCTGAACTCTACACCGCCCTCTTTGCGGCCTACGGCATCGACGCCGCGTACACCTTCTTCGACCACCCTGAATTTGGCGAAGTCCTCAGGGCGGCCAGGGCCCTCGGCGTGCAGGGGCTCTCGGTCACGGTCCCACACAAGGCGGCAGCCCTGGCCGCGGCCGACGAGGTCGACTCGCATGCGCAGGCGATCGGGGCGGCAAACACCCTGGTCTTCTGCGGCGACCAGGTCAGGGCGACAAACACCGACTGGACCGGGGTCCGACGCCCCCTCGAAGGCACGGGCGCCAGGACGGCCGTCGTCCTCGGAGCAGGGGGTGCGGCGGCGGCCGCGGTCTATGCCCTCCTCGACCTCGGGTGCGAGGTGACGGTCCTGGCCCGCAACCTCAGGCAGGCAGAGGGCCTGGCCGGGCGGTTCGGATGCGGGGCCGGGGAGATCAGAGACTTCACCCGGATAACCCCTCCCGACGTCGTCGTCCACGCCACCCCGGTTGGGATGGGCACCGACCCGCGTGCACTCCTCTCCGCCGCCGACCTCGATCCTGCGACGACGATCTTCGACCTCGTCTACACCCCCCAGGAGACTCCGCTCCTCAGGGCTGCCGCCGCCCGCGGCTGCCGCACCATCCCCGGGACCGAGATGTTTGTCTACCAGGCGTGTGAACAGTTCCTTCATATGACCGGGATCCAGGTCGGGCCCGAGGCCGTGCGGGAGGTGCTCGGGCTATGA
- the aroA gene encoding 3-phosphoshikimate 1-carboxyvinyltransferase, protein MEVSLARRRGVDLTVAAPPSKSLTHRALVVVALADGKSEIVRPLDAGDIARTRTGLETLGIRVVGDADVLTVQGCAGRLPLDAPAVVDAGDSGTSLRFLTGLATLADFPVTLTGSARMQERPIGPLGDAVAALGGEVGYAGRPGFPPIIVRGPVRGGSVSMPGDVSSQFISALLIAAPCWADGLALTLTTPPVSASYLDLTTGVMAAFGVEVRQEERTFLVEPGRYHPTHYEVEGDWSSASTFFAIGAVCGGRVRVDHLDPTSAQGDRRFLDALAAMGCRVRADSTGVVLESDGVLDGTEVEMAASPDTVQNLAAVAAFARGPTTITGTAHLRYKESDRVAAIARVLRGFGAGVEVGEDQITISPGPRRGHLVVDPVRDHRTAMSAAVLGLGSGEVTVQEAECVAKSFPGFWEALQEAGLL, encoded by the coding sequence ATGGAGGTGAGCCTTGCCCGCCGACGCGGGGTCGACCTCACCGTCGCCGCCCCGCCGTCGAAGAGCCTCACCCACCGCGCCCTGGTCGTCGTCGCCCTTGCCGACGGCAAGTCAGAGATCGTCAGGCCCCTCGACGCCGGCGACATCGCCCGCACCCGCACCGGGCTTGAAACCCTGGGGATCAGGGTCGTCGGAGACGCCGACGTCCTCACGGTGCAGGGGTGTGCTGGCCGCCTCCCCCTCGACGCCCCTGCCGTCGTCGACGCCGGCGATTCAGGGACAAGCCTCAGGTTCCTGACCGGCCTCGCCACCCTCGCCGACTTCCCGGTCACGCTCACCGGGAGCGCGAGGATGCAGGAGCGCCCCATAGGGCCGCTCGGCGACGCGGTGGCGGCACTGGGCGGCGAGGTCGGTTATGCCGGCCGTCCTGGTTTCCCGCCTATTATAGTCCGTGGGCCGGTGCGAGGCGGGAGCGTGTCGATGCCAGGCGACGTCTCGAGCCAGTTCATCTCGGCCCTCCTCATCGCCGCCCCCTGCTGGGCCGACGGGCTTGCCCTCACCCTCACCACACCGCCGGTCTCTGCAAGTTATCTCGACCTCACCACCGGGGTGATGGCCGCCTTCGGCGTGGAGGTGCGCCAGGAGGAGAGGACTTTCCTGGTCGAGCCCGGCCGATACCACCCGACGCACTACGAGGTCGAGGGCGATTGGTCCTCGGCCTCGACCTTCTTTGCGATCGGGGCGGTCTGCGGCGGGCGGGTGCGGGTCGACCATCTCGACCCGACCTCGGCGCAGGGAGACCGCCGGTTCCTCGACGCCCTCGCGGCGATGGGGTGCCGCGTCCGGGCCGACTCGACCGGCGTGGTCCTGGAGTCGGACGGCGTCCTCGACGGGACCGAGGTCGAGATGGCAGCCTCCCCCGACACCGTCCAGAACCTCGCGGCCGTCGCCGCCTTTGCCCGCGGCCCGACCACCATCACCGGGACCGCCCATCTGAGGTACAAGGAGAGCGACCGGGTGGCGGCGATCGCACGGGTGCTCCGCGGCTTCGGCGCGGGGGTCGAGGTCGGGGAGGATCAGATCACCATCTCACCCGGACCCCGCCGCGGCCATCTCGTGGTGGACCCGGTCCGCGACCACCGGACGGCAATGAGCGCCGCCGTCCTCGGCCTCGGGAGCGGCGAGGTGACAGTGCAGGAGGCCGAGTGCGTGGCCAAGTCCTTCCCCGGGTTCTGGGAGGCGTTGCAGGAGGCCGGGTTGCTATGA
- a CDS encoding prephenate dehydratase — protein MSCNTVSLAALGPAGTFSHALAARLADEVHLLPTIRAVFDHVAAGKGDGLVPLENSEAGGVGPSLDALLTHQVFITAEICVQVRFHLAATVGMDAVTLVYAHPQAHEQSSALVERLGVPVVHTSSNAASAEEAARAGGGAAALTTALAAERCGLSLVARDVQDAPDNTTRFVQISKTPYTGDKATKCSLLLDPRTDRAGLLADLLAVFARREINLTRIESRPARRGLGRYVFFIDGEKGPEWAGAVAELQALVEVKEFGCYPHLEVSGWR, from the coding sequence ATGTCTTGCAACACGGTGAGCCTCGCCGCTCTGGGCCCGGCCGGCACTTTCTCCCATGCCCTGGCCGCCCGTCTTGCCGATGAGGTCCACCTCCTCCCGACCATCAGGGCGGTCTTCGACCATGTCGCCGCGGGGAAGGGCGACGGGCTCGTGCCCCTGGAGAACAGCGAGGCTGGCGGGGTCGGGCCGTCCCTCGACGCCCTCCTCACCCACCAGGTCTTCATCACCGCCGAAATCTGCGTCCAGGTCAGGTTCCACCTCGCCGCAACGGTCGGCATGGACGCGGTCACGCTCGTCTATGCCCACCCGCAGGCCCACGAACAGTCCTCGGCCCTGGTCGAGCGTCTCGGTGTCCCGGTCGTCCATACCTCATCCAATGCGGCCAGTGCGGAGGAGGCCGCCCGTGCCGGGGGAGGGGCGGCGGCCCTCACCACCGCCCTGGCCGCGGAGCGGTGCGGGCTCTCGCTCGTCGCCCGAGACGTCCAGGACGCTCCCGACAACACCACCAGATTCGTGCAGATCTCAAAGACACCCTATACCGGAGACAAGGCGACGAAATGTTCGCTCCTCCTCGACCCCAGGACCGACCGCGCCGGCCTCCTCGCCGACCTCCTGGCCGTTTTTGCCCGCCGGGAGATCAACCTCACCAGGATCGAGTCGCGGCCGGCACGACGCGGGCTTGGACGATACGTTTTTTTCATCGATGGCGAGAAAGGGCCGGAGTGGGCCGGGGCCGTCGCCGAACTCCAGGCCCTCGTAGAGGTGAAAGAATTCGGGTGCTACCCGCACCTGGAGGTGAGCGGATGGAGGTGA
- a CDS encoding prephenate dehydrogenase/arogenate dehydrogenase family protein codes for MRLGIIGGTGGMGTFFARVFREAGWEVLVSGQATALTNTDLARAADVVMVSVPIRKTVAVIEEVAPVLRSDQLLCDLTSLKAAPVEAMLRTRAAVLGLHPMFGPTTPTLAGQTVVACPARIGPDQAALLLDVLRAGGARVIEMDPTAHDQLMAVVQGLTHYTTLTLAGTMRRLGVDLDALLAVTSPVYRTEMALVGRLLGQDPALYAAIIQENPAVPAVLDAFREAAAEAERAVRDGEEEFVDLFARDAAFFSAYIEEATEESEALVQCLATR; via the coding sequence ATGCGTCTCGGGATCATCGGCGGGACCGGCGGGATGGGCACCTTCTTTGCCAGGGTCTTTCGAGAGGCCGGGTGGGAGGTGCTCGTCTCTGGGCAGGCGACCGCCCTCACCAACACCGACCTTGCCAGGGCCGCAGACGTGGTGATGGTCTCGGTCCCGATCCGAAAGACCGTGGCGGTCATCGAAGAGGTCGCCCCTGTCCTCAGAAGCGACCAACTCCTCTGCGACCTCACCTCGCTCAAGGCGGCGCCGGTGGAGGCGATGCTCAGGACCAGGGCCGCCGTCCTCGGGCTCCACCCGATGTTTGGCCCCACCACCCCCACCCTCGCCGGCCAGACGGTCGTCGCCTGCCCGGCGAGGATAGGTCCCGACCAGGCCGCCCTTCTCCTCGACGTCCTCAGGGCCGGGGGGGCCAGGGTCATCGAGATGGACCCGACGGCACACGACCAACTGATGGCCGTCGTCCAGGGACTCACCCATTATACAACCCTCACCCTGGCCGGGACGATGCGCCGTCTCGGCGTCGACCTCGACGCCCTCCTGGCCGTGACCAGTCCGGTGTACCGGACCGAGATGGCCCTGGTCGGCCGCCTCCTCGGGCAGGACCCCGCGCTCTATGCCGCCATCATCCAGGAGAACCCGGCGGTCCCGGCGGTCCTCGACGCCTTCAGGGAGGCCGCGGCAGAGGCGGAGCGTGCGGTGCGGGACGGCGAGGAGGAGTTTGTCGACCTCTTTGCAAGGGATGCGGCGTTCTTCTCGGCATATATCGAGGAGGCGACCGAAGAATCGGAGGCGCTGGTGCAATGTCTTGCAACACGGTGA
- a CDS encoding 3-dehydroquinate synthase II — protein MTHFWVDVRPWRTDLATAAIEAGAGALVVEAAEDARALGRVTTVAPDGDLVPGTDVLFVEVTPETPLPQATGESLLVVSTPDWTVIPLENLVAVSDHVVAVVHTAEEAALALGILEKGVAGVLLGTDDPTEVGRVAAAVAARTPALGLEAFTVTGVRQIGMGDRACIDTCSLLAEEQGMLVGNTSSAFFLVLAETAENPYVSPRPFRVNAGAVHAYLLKPDGKTAYLSEVRAGDGVLVADGKGTTEEAAVGRVKTERRPLLLVEAETAAGRPAGIVLQNAETVRLLGTDGPVSVAALREGDVVLGLSMTAGRHFGMAVGETITET, from the coding sequence ATGACCCATTTCTGGGTGGACGTCCGTCCCTGGCGGACCGACCTGGCCACCGCGGCGATCGAGGCCGGGGCCGGGGCCCTTGTCGTCGAGGCCGCCGAAGACGCCCGCGCCCTCGGCCGAGTGACCACTGTCGCCCCCGACGGCGACCTGGTGCCGGGAACCGACGTCCTCTTCGTCGAGGTGACGCCCGAGACTCCGCTCCCCCAGGCCACCGGCGAGAGCCTCCTCGTCGTCTCCACCCCGGACTGGACGGTGATCCCGCTGGAGAACCTGGTCGCCGTCTCCGACCACGTCGTCGCCGTGGTCCACACCGCGGAGGAGGCCGCCCTCGCCCTCGGCATCCTGGAGAAGGGGGTCGCCGGCGTGCTCCTCGGCACCGACGATCCCACCGAGGTCGGGCGGGTGGCCGCCGCCGTCGCCGCGAGGACGCCGGCCCTCGGCCTCGAAGCGTTCACCGTCACGGGGGTCCGGCAGATCGGGATGGGCGACCGCGCCTGCATCGACACCTGCTCGCTCCTGGCCGAGGAGCAGGGGATGCTCGTCGGCAACACTTCGTCAGCCTTCTTCCTGGTCCTGGCCGAGACGGCCGAGAACCCGTACGTCTCCCCCAGGCCCTTCAGGGTGAATGCCGGGGCGGTCCATGCCTACCTCCTCAAGCCCGACGGGAAGACGGCGTACCTCTCGGAGGTGCGGGCCGGCGACGGCGTGCTCGTCGCCGATGGCAAGGGGACCACCGAAGAGGCGGCGGTCGGCCGGGTGAAGACCGAGCGCCGGCCTCTCCTTCTGGTGGAGGCGGAGACCGCGGCCGGTAGACCGGCCGGGATCGTCCTCCAGAACGCAGAGACTGTCCGCCTCCTCGGCACGGACGGCCCGGTCTCGGTCGCCGCCCTCCGGGAAGGCGACGTGGTCCTGGGCCTCTCGATGACCGCCGGGCGCCACTTCGGGATGGCGGTCGGGGAGACGATCACGGAGACCTGA
- a CDS encoding 2-amino-3,7-dideoxy-D-threo-hept-6-ulosonate synthase — MIGKAIRLERIMDRNTGRTVIVPMDHGFTLGQIEGLRRMPETVAAVSDGGANAIVMHKGMVRAGHRGHGRDIGLVVHLSASTSLNPDPDDKVLVCTVEEAVSLGADAVSVHINLGAPHESKMIEAAGEVSRECARWGLPLLAMVYPRGVGIDPRDPAAVGHCVRVAEELGADLVKTTYTGDPATFAEITAASSIPVLVAGGEKAGDLATLQAIHDAIDAGASGVCIGRNAFQRDDPKAFVRAICQVVHQCLDPAAALEGR, encoded by the coding sequence ATGATTGGAAAAGCGATACGACTCGAACGTATCATGGACCGCAACACCGGACGGACCGTCATCGTCCCGATGGATCACGGGTTCACTCTCGGCCAGATCGAAGGACTGCGCAGGATGCCCGAGACCGTCGCCGCGGTCAGCGACGGCGGGGCGAACGCGATCGTCATGCACAAAGGGATGGTCAGGGCCGGCCACCGCGGTCATGGACGGGACATCGGGCTTGTCGTCCATCTCTCGGCCTCCACCTCGCTCAACCCCGACCCTGACGACAAGGTGCTCGTCTGCACCGTCGAGGAGGCCGTTTCCCTGGGGGCGGACGCCGTCTCGGTCCACATCAACCTGGGCGCCCCGCACGAGTCGAAGATGATCGAGGCCGCCGGGGAAGTTTCCCGCGAGTGCGCCAGATGGGGACTGCCGCTGCTGGCGATGGTCTACCCGCGGGGCGTCGGCATCGACCCGCGAGATCCCGCCGCCGTCGGCCACTGCGTCAGGGTGGCCGAAGAACTCGGGGCCGACCTGGTCAAGACCACCTACACCGGCGACCCGGCGACCTTTGCGGAGATCACCGCGGCGAGTTCGATCCCGGTCCTGGTCGCAGGCGGCGAGAAGGCCGGCGACCTCGCCACCCTCCAGGCGATCCACGATGCCATCGACGCCGGGGCGTCAGGGGTCTGTATCGGGCGCAACGCCTTCCAGCGCGACGACCCGAAGGCCTTTGTCCGCGCCATCTGCCAGGTCGTCCACCAGTGCCTCGACCCCGCGGCCGCCCTGGAGGGACGATGA